Below is a window of Armatimonadota bacterium DNA.
TCTTTCCTGTCGGCTTGAGCAATCTTCTCAAGGAACCAAAGAGGGTGGCCTTCGCCGCCATCGGAACGTTGTCGAAGGTGAACACCGACTGGACGAGGTCGAAGGCCCCTTCCGGGAGCTCTGTTGGCCCGCTTTCACCACAGACGCGATAGTCGCCTTGGGGGTCGATCTGCCTGGCGAGCGCGATCATTTGCTCGGAAATGTCCACACCCACGGCCTCGAAGCCGAGCTTCTTTAGAAACCGCGTCGAACGCCCTGCCCCACAGCCGAAATCCACGGCGCAGTAACCAGCTCGCCCCTTGAGGGAGAGGTCCGGCTCCGCCCCGAAGGGGATGGAAGTGAGCTCTGGCGAACCGGGTGAGGGGAG
It encodes the following:
- a CDS encoding methyltransferase domain-containing protein produces the protein LPSPGSPELTSIPFGAEPDLSLKGRAGYCAVDFGCGAGRSTRFLKKLGFEAVGVDISEQMIALARQIDPQGDYRVCGESGPTELPEGAFDLVQSVFTFDNVPMAAKATLFGSLRRLLKPTGKIVSLVSTPDIYTHDWASFRTTHFESNFKAKSGDTVYTVMLDVEDQRPVSDVLCLHEDYECFYREAGLQIEATYRPLGRADEPIAWVNETRVAPWIIYVLAPLPA